In Halococcus hamelinensis 100A6, a genomic segment contains:
- a CDS encoding zinc-dependent alcohol dehydrogenase family protein, producing MHAAIYHGPGDIRVEEVPDPEIEEPTDAVVRITHTAVCGSDLWFYRGHREEMPEGAGVGHEPMGIVEEVGDKVRHVEPGDRVLSPFSISCGECEFCRKGLQTSCVNGYGWGGDLTGAQGEKVRAPHANGTLVKVPERYADDEGVLESLLPLTDVMCTGHHAAVSAGVEAGDTAIVIGDGAVGLCGVLAAKRLGAERVIAMGHHEDRLEIAEEFGATEVISAEGEEAIEAARETTYGGANHVLECVGMESSMETAAEVARPGGTIGYVGVPAGVETTDFVATMFGKNVGLEGGVAPVRRYVDDLMADVLQGTLDPSPVFTKTVDIEGVPEGYEAMDEREAVKVMVKNE from the coding sequence ATACACGCAGCCATCTACCACGGGCCGGGCGACATCCGCGTCGAGGAGGTCCCCGACCCCGAGATCGAGGAGCCGACGGACGCCGTGGTCCGGATCACCCATACGGCGGTCTGTGGCTCGGACCTCTGGTTCTACCGGGGCCACCGCGAGGAGATGCCCGAGGGCGCGGGGGTCGGCCACGAACCGATGGGGATCGTCGAGGAAGTCGGGGATAAGGTCCGGCACGTCGAACCCGGTGACCGGGTGCTCTCGCCGTTCTCGATCTCCTGTGGCGAGTGCGAGTTCTGCCGGAAGGGCCTCCAGACCTCCTGTGTGAACGGCTACGGCTGGGGCGGCGACCTCACCGGCGCACAGGGCGAGAAGGTTCGCGCGCCGCACGCCAACGGCACGCTCGTGAAGGTCCCCGAGCGCTACGCCGACGACGAGGGCGTCCTCGAATCGCTCCTGCCGCTCACGGACGTGATGTGTACGGGCCACCACGCCGCCGTCAGCGCGGGCGTCGAGGCGGGTGACACGGCCATCGTCATCGGTGACGGCGCGGTCGGGCTGTGTGGCGTGCTCGCCGCGAAACGCCTCGGGGCCGAGCGCGTCATCGCGATGGGCCACCACGAGGACAGGCTCGAAATCGCCGAGGAGTTCGGCGCGACGGAGGTCATCTCCGCGGAGGGCGAGGAAGCCATCGAGGCGGCCCGCGAGACGACCTACGGCGGCGCGAACCACGTCCTCGAATGCGTCGGGATGGAATCCTCGATGGAGACCGCCGCGGAGGTCGCACGTCCGGGCGGCACCATCGGCTACGTCGGCGTTCCGGCGGGTGTCGAGACCACCGACTTCGTCGCCACGATGTTCGGGAAGAACGTAGGCCTCGAAGGTGGCGTCGCGCCGGTGCGTCGCTACGTCGACGACCTGATGGCCGACGTGCTCCAGGGCACCCTCGACCCCTCGCCGGTGTTCACGAAGACCGTCGATATCGAGGGCGTGCCCGAGGGCTACGAGGCGATGGACGAGCGCGAGGCGGTGAAGGTGATGGTCAAGAACGAATAG